TGCAATATCCGCTCGTGGCGTCCCCTTCCTTACAAAGAGCCAGCCGAGCGATTTGCCTAACGTGTAGCCATAACCGCCCGAAGTGGTCAGGCCGACGATCTGGTCTCTGAAAAAGACCGGCTCGCCGCCATGAATATCGATGTCATCGCTCTGGAGTTCCGCATAAAAGAGTTCCCATTCGGGATCGCGCTGCAGCAGCGCTTCTTTTCCTATGAAGTCGCGGCCTTCGGTGACCACAAAACGCTCCAGCCCGACGTCGAACGGCCCGATATCAGTCGTCAGTTCACCGCTGGCGCGATAGGCTTTCTCCATGCGCATCCCGTTAAAGGCATAAGAGCCCAGATCGGTCAGCCCGTGTGCCGAGCCCACATCGAACAGCGCGTCATAAAGTTCAGGGATCCGGTTCAGCAGGGCGTGTAACTCCCAGCCCAACTCGCCGACGAAGGACACGCGCAACGCATAGCATGGCACACCGGCGACGGTGATTTCCTGTCCTGAAAGCCACGGGAAGGCGGCATTGGACAGATCGGCATCGGTCAGTTCGGACAAAATGCGCCGGGAAGCAGGGCCGGACATCGCCAGCATCCCCCAATCGGCGCTGCGATTGACCATCTGCACGTCTTCACCGGGCCGTATATGGGATTTGATCCAGGCAAAATCCGGATTGGCACGGGTAATAGGGGAGCCGGTAAAATACCGGTTCTCATTGATCCGCCAAATGGTGATCTCGGTCTCGAACCGGCCCTTTTCTGTCAGCAAGTGATTGAGGCTCATCCGCCCATCCTTGTGCGGGATGCGGTTCGCTGACAGGCGATTGAGCAGTTTGCCCGCATCCGTCCCGGTGATCTCGAATTGGGCGAATGCGCAAAGGTCGATCACACCGGCCGTCGCGCGGGTGGCCTGCGCCTCGGCCAACGCATTTTCATGCCAGGATTGATGGCCCCAGCCGATTTGCTCAACTTCACCGACATCCCCAAAATAACGAGGACGTTCCCAACCGGCGATTTCACCAAATACGGCCCCTTTGGCAGCCAGCCGATCATACAGCTGATGGCGGTTCAGCGGGCGCAAACTGTGGAACTGTTTTCCCGGACAGGGCGTGTCATGGCGGCGCATGAACTCGTCCTTGGTGCGTTCGACGATGTAGTGATCCGATGCGAAATCGCCATAGCGGCGGGGGTCCAACGACCGCGTGTTGATCGAGGTTTCGCCATGCACCATCCAGTCGGCCAGCACCTTGCCCGCGCCACCACCCCACGCAAGGCCGATGGAAGACCCGCAAGACAGCCAGACATTCGGCGCACCGGACGGGCCAACCAGCATACCGCCATCCGGCGTGTGGGTGATCGCGCCGCGCACCACGCGTTTGATCCCAAGCTCGGCCAGGATCGGCATCTTGTCGAAGGCGATCATCAGGAAATCGCCAATCGAGTCATAATCCGCCTCAAACAACTCGTTCTCGGCGGCCCATGGCGCGCCTTTCGGCATTTCCCAGACGGTCGGGCAGACATGGCCCTCGTAAATGCCAATCAGGCCGGATTTTTGTTCCTGCCGGATATAGCCGCCAAAAGCGTTGTCCCGCATCACCGGCAGTTCGGGGCGTCCTTCGAATTCGGGCACCCTGTCGGTGACAAGATAGTGATGCAGGCAAGAGACCGAGGGAATCTTGAGCCCGAACCATTCACCGACCTGATTGGCGTAGGATCCGGCAGCAATCACGACATGTTCGGCCAACACGTCGCCCTTTTCGGTTCTGAGACACCACATGTCACCCTTGCGACTGGCCCCCAGCACCTGATTGCGCCGCTCGATTTTCGCCCCGCGTGCACGGGTGGCGGCGGCCAGGGCCATAGTCACGCCGGACGGGTCGATATGCCCGTCCTCATAGGTTTGTACGGCGGCCTTGACGTTGTCGACCTTGTAGAAAGGATTACCTTTTGCGACTTCATCCGGCCCAACCAGATCCATCGGCAGGTCCAGCAATCTGCCGACGCCCATGATCGACTTCATCCAGTCGACTTCGTCATCGGTTGTGGCAATGCGGAAGCCGCCGACCTCGTGCCAGCCAATAGACTGCCCGGTTTCCTTCTCGACCCGTTTGTAGGTCTCGATCGAGGTCTTGTTGATCCAGCCCGCAATGCGGCTGCCCACCGCATGGGCAATCTGCCCGGCGGCATGCCATGTGGAGCCACTGGTCAGTTCGGCCTTTTCAAACAGGATCGTGTCGGTCCATCCGTTTTCGGCCAGTTGAAACTGGGCTGCGACACCCATGATACCGCCGCCAATAATCGCGACGCGGGTGACGCGCGTTGTATCCGACATCAGAATGCCTCCTTGGCAGGTTTGACCGAAACGCTAGCGGCAAAACGGGTGCAGGCGATTTCCACCTCGAACCCCGTCACGACATCCTGTGTTGCAATCAGGTCTAGCGGCGCGTTGATCATCGCCAGCGCGACAGAACGGCCAAAGCGATAGCTCCACGCCGCAGAGGTGATCTGACCCACGACCCGGCCATCATAGTAGATCGGTTCATCATGGATCGGCATTGCATTCGGATCATCGAACAGAAGCGAGACGACCCGACGCTTGGGGGAACCCGCATTGGCCAGCGCCCCCTGTCCCACGAACCCGGTGCCAAAGGCACAGAACGCCCCCAACCCTGCCTCTTGCGGGGTGGTGCCCGGCGTCAATTCATGTCCGAACGCCCGAAACCCGCTTTCGATCCGCAAGCTGCCGCTGGCAAAAAGACCCGCATGGGTCGCACCCGCCGCAACAAGCGCCTCATGCGCGGCCATGGCCATGTCGGATGGCACATAAAGCTCGTATCCCTCCTCGCCAGTGAAGCTCAGCCGGCCGGCCCAACCGCGCGCCAGCCCGATTTCGACCGGCGCGAAACGGAAGCGCTTCAGATCGGGCACCGGAGTGTTGGTGGTGGCCTGCAAAACCTCGCGCGCTTTGGTCCCGGCGAGGCCAATCGCGGCATAACCGCTGGTCACGTCGGTAAATTCCACGCGAAAGTCGCCACGGGTTTCGCGCATGCGCTTCATGTCCCGCACAACCTCGCCCGCGCCGACGATCATCAGATAGGTCTCAGGGCCATGACGTTGCACGGTCAGATCGCTTTCAACACCGCCGCGCGCATTCAGGATCTGGGTATAGGCGATGCGCCCTTCTGCGATATCCATCTGTGCGGCGCAAAGCCGGTTCAGAAAGGTGCAGGCGTCCGGTCCCTGAACCATGATTTTGCCAAAGGCGGATTGGTCCAGAATGGCCGCACCATTGCGGCAGGCATCTACTTCACGCGCTACCTGATCGCGCCATTTCGGAATGCCAAACGTCAACGGCAGATGCGCCTCGTCGCCACCGAAATGCAACGCGCGTTCCCAGCCGCCGCGCGCCTCGAACCGCGCGCCCGCAGCCACCAACCCCTCGTGAACGGGCGAACGGCGCTGACCGCGTGCCGTGTCCATCGCCCGACCCGGATAGGGGTTGTCATAGTGACGACCCAATACCTCGGGAATGCGGGCCTCCAAGGCGCCAAGCACGTCCATCTCGGGGCTGAAGCGGCGGATATCGGCCTCGTTCAACTCCATCGTTGGCTCGCCCGCGATGATCCATTCCGCCATCGCGCGCCCCGCGCCACCAGCCAGTGCGATGCCGGTCGAATTCATGCCCCCCATCAGGAAAAGCCCAGGCACCTCGGGGCTTTCGCCCAGCATGAACTGACTGTCGAGCGTAAAGCTTTCCGGGCCGTTCAGCAGCTTCCGTACCTCGGCGGTCTCCAGCGCGGGAATGCGGCGCAACGCATTCTCCATCATCGGCATGAAGTGATCCCAATCCTCATCCAGCAGATCAAAGCTGAAATTCGCAGGCAGATCCTTGGTGGAAATGCCCTTGGCATGGGGCTCGAACGAGCCAACCAGCAACCCCTCAACATCGTCGCGGGCATAAAGATAGGCATCCTGATCGTTGAGTGTCGGCAGATGCGCTCCGGGTCCAAGCGCCTGCACCTCGGCCAGCGGTTTCGTCAGGATGTAGTAATGCTCGCAGGCATATAGCGGCATGTGCGCGCCCGCCATCGCGGCCACCTCACGCGACCAGAGACCGCAGGCGATTACGACCTCTTCGGCCTCGATCACGTGCTCGCCAACTTCAACAGCCGAAATACGCCCGCCTTTCTTTTTCAACCCGGTCACAGCAGTATCTTCAAAAAGATGCACACCGCGCGCCTTGGCCCCTTTCGACAGTGCAAGCGCCACATCCGAAGGGTTGACGCGCCCATCAGCCGGTGACCAGACGGCGCCGATCACGTCATCCACCTCGATCAGCGGCCATAGCTCCTGCGCGCGGTTGGCATCAACCACCTCGGCCTCCAATCCAAAGGCGCGACCAAGCGACACCTGCCGTTTGATATTGGTTAGCCGGTCGGTATTCGTGGCCAGCGTCAGCGACCCCGTTTGGGTCCAGCCGGTGGCCTGTCCGGTCTCGCGCTCCAATTCGCCGTAAAGGTCAATCGAGTAGTTGATCAGCCTTGTCAGCGTCGCCGACGGGCGCAGACGGCGCACCAGACCGGCGGCATGCCAGGTTGTGCCCGACGTCAGTTTCGAACGCTCCAGCACCACGATGTCTTTGCGCCCTTCGCGGGCAAGGTGATAGGCGATGGAACAGCCAATGACGCCGCCGCCGATGACGACGGTGCGTGCGTGTGAAGGGAGGGTCATGTCAGGGCTCCGTCGCGGATCATCTCCGACAGGGTGTCATCAAAGGCCAAGAGGGCCTCATCAATCAGTTCGGGTGTGTGGGCGGATGAGGTCAAACCAGAGGTATAGGCCATCATGTCCACGCCGCGCGACAGCATGCCGTCTCGATAGGCCTTGACCAGGGGTTTGGGGAGGCCCCTGATTTCGGCGGGGCCAAGCCCATCAAGGCGGTCACGGCCGAAAAACACATGGAAAATCGAACTGTCACCATAGGCAATGCCCGCGACGCCCTGTCGTTTCATGGCGGCATTCATCCCATCGCGCATACGCTCGGCCATGGCGTCGGCCTGCGCTTGTGCCTCGCCATTGGCCAAAAGCGGCATTGCGGCACAGGCCGCAGCGGCAATCAGGGGCGAGCCGTTGAAGGTGCCCTTGTGGCTGACAGCCGGGCCAAACCCGTTGCGCACGGTTGCATTGTTCAACAATTCCATGATGTCCGCGCGACCACAAATCGCGCCGCCGGGCAAACCTCCGGTGACCACCTTGGCCAAGGTGGTCAGGTCAGGCACAATCCCGTCGCGCGCCTGACGCCCCCCGGGCGACCAGCGAAACCCGGTTATGATTTCATCAAAAATCAGCACAACACCCGCGGCCCGCACCACGTCGTGCAGCGCCCTCAAGGTGTCGGTCGCCAAAGGCACGCAGCCGTAGTTCGCACCCGAGGCTTCGATGATCACCGTGCCGATGCGGTCATCCTGAAGCGCACTTTCCATCGCCTGAGGATCAGCCGCGCAGATGTGGATCAGATCGTTGATGGCATCCGGGATACCCAAAGACGGTACCTGATCGCTGCCCGGCTTGGCCCCTTTCAGCGCGTGATCATGCCATCCGTGGAAATGGCCCTCGACACGCAGCACATGATCCTTGCCAGAATAGGCACGGCCCAGTCGCAGCGCCAGCATCGTGGATTCCGTACCCGATGCGGTGAAACGGGTGCGGTCAGCAGAAGGATATAGCCGGTTGACCCATTCGGCCCACTCGATTTCCCGGGTGTGGCAATCCGCGCTGAAAACCGAGCGTTCGGCCTGTTTTTGGATGGCTTCAACAATTGCAGGGTGACAATGCCCCAACATCTGGCTGGCGCTGCCCATCTTGAAATCAATATAGCGGCGTCCCTCGACATCCCATTTTTCGCCACCTTGCGCGCGATCGATGAAAACCGGGTACGGATCGCGATATCGCAACTCGTGGCTGACACCGCCGGGCAGGCTCGCGCGGGCGCGGGTGCTAAGATCCTGGTTCATCATGCCGGCCGTCCAATCTGCGCCCGGGTCAGGCGGATATCAAAATCCTTCCTCAGCGCGCGATCCACATCGTCAGGCAGGTGACTCGGGAAATACCCGCTCAGGATTTCGCGCGTCTTTTCCCGCGCAACATCGCCAATCCGTTTTGCGCCGTTGTCCTGCCAGTCGCGGGGTGCCCGCCGGTCCCCGATTTCGGGATAGAAATAATCCGACTTCATCCGGCTGAACGTATGCTGCTCGCCCAGATAGTGCCCCACGCCGCGGCATACCCCCGCAATGACATCTGCCGCGATGTTCTCGGGCGTGGCCTCGATGCCGCGTACAGTGCGCAGGATGTTGCCCAACATGTCGTTGTCAGTGACATAGGCCGCATGGCTCACGCCCAAGAGGCTCGACATCATA
This Ruegeria pomeroyi DSS-3 DNA region includes the following protein-coding sequences:
- a CDS encoding GcvT family protein; the encoded protein is MSDTTRVTRVAIIGGGIMGVAAQFQLAENGWTDTILFEKAELTSGSTWHAAGQIAHAVGSRIAGWINKTSIETYKRVEKETGQSIGWHEVGGFRIATTDDEVDWMKSIMGVGRLLDLPMDLVGPDEVAKGNPFYKVDNVKAAVQTYEDGHIDPSGVTMALAAATRARGAKIERRNQVLGASRKGDMWCLRTEKGDVLAEHVVIAAGSYANQVGEWFGLKIPSVSCLHHYLVTDRVPEFEGRPELPVMRDNAFGGYIRQEQKSGLIGIYEGHVCPTVWEMPKGAPWAAENELFEADYDSIGDFLMIAFDKMPILAELGIKRVVRGAITHTPDGGMLVGPSGAPNVWLSCGSSIGLAWGGGAGKVLADWMVHGETSINTRSLDPRRYGDFASDHYIVERTKDEFMRRHDTPCPGKQFHSLRPLNRHQLYDRLAAKGAVFGEIAGWERPRYFGDVGEVEQIGWGHQSWHENALAEAQATRATAGVIDLCAFAQFEITGTDAGKLLNRLSANRIPHKDGRMSLNHLLTEKGRFETEITIWRINENRYFTGSPITRANPDFAWIKSHIRPGEDVQMVNRSADWGMLAMSGPASRRILSELTDADLSNAAFPWLSGQEITVAGVPCYALRVSFVGELGWELHALLNRIPELYDALFDVGSAHGLTDLGSYAFNGMRMEKAYRASGELTTDIGPFDVGLERFVVTEGRDFIGKEALLQRDPEWELFYAELQSDDIDIHGGEPVFFRDQIVGLTTSGGYGYTLGKSLGWLFVRKGTPRADIAVRILNETYPVTIHDAPLFDPDNLRPKAED
- a CDS encoding GcvT family protein, with the translated sequence MTLPSHARTVVIGGGVIGCSIAYHLAREGRKDIVVLERSKLTSGTTWHAAGLVRRLRPSATLTRLINYSIDLYGELERETGQATGWTQTGSLTLATNTDRLTNIKRQVSLGRAFGLEAEVVDANRAQELWPLIEVDDVIGAVWSPADGRVNPSDVALALSKGAKARGVHLFEDTAVTGLKKKGGRISAVEVGEHVIEAEEVVIACGLWSREVAAMAGAHMPLYACEHYYILTKPLAEVQALGPGAHLPTLNDQDAYLYARDDVEGLLVGSFEPHAKGISTKDLPANFSFDLLDEDWDHFMPMMENALRRIPALETAEVRKLLNGPESFTLDSQFMLGESPEVPGLFLMGGMNSTGIALAGGAGRAMAEWIIAGEPTMELNEADIRRFSPEMDVLGALEARIPEVLGRHYDNPYPGRAMDTARGQRRSPVHEGLVAAGARFEARGGWERALHFGGDEAHLPLTFGIPKWRDQVAREVDACRNGAAILDQSAFGKIMVQGPDACTFLNRLCAAQMDIAEGRIAYTQILNARGGVESDLTVQRHGPETYLMIVGAGEVVRDMKRMRETRGDFRVEFTDVTSGYAAIGLAGTKAREVLQATTNTPVPDLKRFRFAPVEIGLARGWAGRLSFTGEEGYELYVPSDMAMAAHEALVAAGATHAGLFASGSLRIESGFRAFGHELTPGTTPQEAGLGAFCAFGTGFVGQGALANAGSPKRRVVSLLFDDPNAMPIHDEPIYYDGRVVGQITSAAWSYRFGRSVALAMINAPLDLIATQDVVTGFEVEIACTRFAASVSVKPAKEAF
- a CDS encoding aspartate aminotransferase family protein, which encodes MMNQDLSTRARASLPGGVSHELRYRDPYPVFIDRAQGGEKWDVEGRRYIDFKMGSASQMLGHCHPAIVEAIQKQAERSVFSADCHTREIEWAEWVNRLYPSADRTRFTASGTESTMLALRLGRAYSGKDHVLRVEGHFHGWHDHALKGAKPGSDQVPSLGIPDAINDLIHICAADPQAMESALQDDRIGTVIIEASGANYGCVPLATDTLRALHDVVRAAGVVLIFDEIITGFRWSPGGRQARDGIVPDLTTLAKVVTGGLPGGAICGRADIMELLNNATVRNGFGPAVSHKGTFNGSPLIAAAACAAMPLLANGEAQAQADAMAERMRDGMNAAMKRQGVAGIAYGDSSIFHVFFGRDRLDGLGPAEIRGLPKPLVKAYRDGMLSRGVDMMAYTSGLTSSAHTPELIDEALLAFDDTLSEMIRDGALT